In a single window of the Bradyrhizobium erythrophlei genome:
- a CDS encoding septal ring lytic transglycosylase RlpA family protein encodes MGIRRSDPVFRAARGVAAVATCLVLANCASSGKFASRVDPRYGVSSSPRVVAFGEPVPKGGGTYRVGKPYVVGGRVYVPEEDVNYREEGLASWYGDDFHGRLTANGEVFDMASLTAAHPTLPMPCYARVTNLGNGKSLIVRVNDRGPYHGNRLIDVSNKAAELLEFKGNGVARVRVEYVGRAPLEGSDDRQLIATLRTGVPAPSPSLVRLASARSFVPEIASSGRRIRGEVPMPEGRPYSLGNASADMASISATSEISASARSRSAGRVLENPRAVSYENDDRYAPDVSPVSAYAPIDPRGPSELLAGRGLY; translated from the coding sequence ATGGGGATTCGACGGTCAGATCCGGTTTTCCGGGCAGCGCGAGGCGTAGCTGCGGTAGCGACATGCCTCGTTCTCGCCAACTGCGCCTCATCGGGCAAGTTCGCCAGCCGGGTCGATCCCAGATATGGCGTATCCAGCAGCCCCCGCGTCGTTGCTTTCGGTGAACCCGTGCCGAAGGGCGGCGGCACCTATCGCGTCGGCAAGCCCTATGTTGTCGGCGGTCGGGTCTACGTGCCCGAAGAGGACGTCAACTATCGCGAGGAGGGGCTCGCGTCCTGGTATGGCGATGATTTCCACGGCCGTCTCACCGCCAATGGCGAAGTGTTCGACATGGCCTCGCTGACCGCCGCCCATCCGACCCTTCCGATGCCGTGTTATGCGCGCGTGACCAATCTCGGCAACGGCAAATCGCTGATCGTTCGCGTCAACGACCGCGGGCCGTACCACGGCAATCGGCTCATCGACGTCTCGAACAAAGCCGCCGAACTCCTTGAATTCAAAGGCAATGGCGTGGCGCGCGTCCGGGTCGAATATGTCGGCCGGGCGCCGCTCGAAGGTTCCGACGACCGTCAGCTGATCGCAACCTTGCGCACCGGCGTGCCGGCGCCATCGCCGTCGCTGGTCCGGCTGGCCTCCGCCCGTTCCTTCGTTCCGGAAATTGCTTCGTCCGGCCGTCGGATCCGAGGCGAGGTTCCGATGCCGGAGGGGCGGCCCTATAGCCTCGGCAATGCGTCGGCCGACATGGCCTCGATATCGGCGACCTCGGAGATATCAGCCTCGGCCCGCTCGCGTTCGGCCGGCCGTGTCCTCGAGAATCCGCGCGCGGTGTCGTACGAAAATGACGATCGTTATGCGCCTGACGTCAGCCCGGTTTCGGCCTATGCGCCGATCGATCCGCGCGGCCCCAGCGAATTGCTGGCCGGCCGCGGCCTCTACTGA